One window from the genome of Candidatus Synechococcus calcipolaris G9 encodes:
- a CDS encoding hemagglutinin, which produces MNEPITASEAKQIMDLLQSMDKKLDIHIVKTEEQFNTIRAEFKAEVNSVQQQIKSLDGKVDSLPSELRDDINELRTQQRSTDTRLWTFIVGLVTLVGGGVIKVLWFDRA; this is translated from the coding sequence ATGAATGAACCCATTACAGCCAGTGAAGCTAAACAGATCATGGACTTACTGCAATCCATGGATAAGAAGCTAGATATTCACATTGTTAAGACTGAAGAGCAATTTAATACGATTCGGGCTGAGTTCAAGGCTGAAGTCAATTCTGTACAGCAGCAAATTAAAAGCCTTGATGGGAAAGTGGATTCTTTACCCTCTGAACTGCGGGATGACATCAATGAGCTTCGGACTCAGCAACGCTCTACGGATACCAGGTTATGGACCTTCATTGTGGGCCTGGTGACTTTAGTAGGCGGCGGCGTGATTAAGGTTCTCTGGTTTGACCGTGCCTGA